The DNA segment GTTGTGAGAAAACAACGACTAACCCAGGGTAGGCGCTCCTGCGTCGCGCCAACCCTGGGCTTTGAGGCGGAATCCCTTTGGGATTCTAACATTTGGTCGAAGAACTTGTGGGTAATGCTTAGGTCGTGCCACCGCGGTCCAGAGGGGAATCGTGCTTCTCGGACGTTGCGATCGGGCTGAGAAACGACAGTTGTCATCCACGCTCGCTGCCCCTACTGTCTTGAACATGTCAAATCGACTGGCTTACGGATGGGCCTGTTGCCTGTGTGCGATCCATGCTTCGGCCTGGGATGTCGTTCAGCTTAAAGAAGGTGCCTCGGTTACGGGGAAGCTGCTAAACGAGAAGCCAGACTATGTGGTGGTTGATGTCGGCTTTACGGCACTCACCATCCCCCGCACGCACATCACGAAGATCACCCCCGATGCTGACGCCAAGGGATCGGGCGCTCCGGCCCCGGTCGCCATCGAATCGGTGGGCCAGACTTACTTCACCGCCAAGGTTCCGCCGCCCGAGCGCGCGGTTCGGGAATGGTCCAAAGAACTGGGTGAATCAGTGGTGCAGGTGCGCACTCCGGGGGGGCTGGGCTCAGGCTTTATTCTCAATGAGGACGGTTATCTCATTACGAACTTTCACGTGATTGAAGGAGAAACCCAGATTTCGGTGGAGGTTTATCATCAGGACGCCGGCGGTCCTCTGGAGCGACGGCCCTACAAGAAGGTCAAGATTATCGCGCTCAACAAGTTCCACGACCTCGCTCTGCTGCGAATTGAGGATGATGCTTCCCCCAAGCCCAAGTTCAAACCGATCCTGATCGGCAGCTCGGATGCTTTGGGACAGGGAGAACGGGTGTTTGCCATCGGGAGTCCGTTGGGACTCGAACGAACGGTGACTGAAGGGATTGTGAGTGTGAAAGCACGTGAGATGCAGGGTGAGCTCTTTCTGCAAACCACCACCCAGATCAACCCCGGTAACAGTGGCGGCCCGCTGTTTAACCTGCGAGGCGAGGTCGTAGGAGTCACCAACATGAAGATCTCGGTGGGGGAGGGTCTGGCCTTCGCGATCCCGTCCGAGCGGCTCAAGTATTTTTTGGATCACCGGGATGCCTTTTCCTACGACAACGACAATCCCAGCAATCCCTTTCGCTATCTCGAACCCCCTCGACATCCCCAGACCTCCGGCAAAACCCCTGCAACAAAGAAGGATAAAGGGGGTTGATCCAGTGTCGATAGACTCCATGAACAGATCGCTCATGCGCTCAACTCAACTCAGGTGACCGTCACTATGCCTTGCACTTTTATTGGCCGTCTTACGGCGTCGCTTCCGCTCACCCTGGCCTTTGGCCTCGTCGCGTTCGGCCCGGTCCGGCTGGCTTCGGCGGCGGCACCTCCTCCGGATAAACTGCTTCCCGCTTCGACCTTGGCCGTGCTCTCGGTTCCCGATTACGTCAAGTTCAACGCGGCCTCCACCAACGACCCCGTGTGGCGGTTTCTGCAGGATCCCGCCATGAAGCCCATGGTCGACAAGCTGTCTGCCAAGTGGAAGAGCGATGTGGTGGTCAAACTCGAGCAGCAGTTCGGCATCAAGTTTGCCGACTACGCCGAATTGGCCCAGGGCCAGATGACCCTGGCTTTCATGAGTCAGGCGGCGGACGCCAAGGACGGATCCTTGCAGCCATTCGTGTTCATCATGGACTCCGATTCCAAGGCCGAGCTGCTCAAGAAGTCCTTGGCTGACCTGCGGAAGAAGTGGGTGGATGCTGGAAAGAAGCTCAAGACCGAGACCATCCGCGGGGTGGAGTTCACCGCCTTGATGTTCACGCCGGCCGAGTTGGATAAGGCGTTGCAGGACGTATTTCCCAAGCCCCAGGGTCAGGACCAGGAGGAAGACAAGGATCTGGCCAAAGAGAAGCAAGAGGACAAGGAGGCCGACGAGAAGGAATCCGGCAAGACAGCGGTGGCGGGCTATGAGTGGTATGTGGGCCAGAGCGAGTCCTTGCTATTGCTGGGCAACATCCCCGCACACCTGGAGAAGGTGCTGTCATTGCAAGCCGGTGCCTCCAGCTCCACGCTAGCCGAAGTTCCCAGCTTTGCTTCGCATCGGGGTGCCCTGTTCGGCGACTCCAGCCTTTATGTGTGGGCCAACCTGCAGGAAGTTGTCGGGATGGTCAGGAAAGCGTTGGAACCCGACGCCGGAGCGCGTCGTCGCAACGTCGATTCCGGTCCTTCATCCGCTCAGATTCTCGATGGATCCGGACTGGCGGGCCTGCGCTCGCTGGCGTTTAGCTTGCGTCCCTCCGCTGAGGGCAGCCTCCACGACTTGCGAATCGAGGTTCCCGAAAGCGAGCGGGTCGGACTGCTCAAGATTCTGGGATTTGAAGCCAAGGATGCCAGCCCACCGCCCTTTGTTCCGCAGGACGTGCTGTCGTTCAGCCGCACCCGCATCGATTGGCTTAAAGGATTCGAGACCTTGGAAGCCACGGTGGTGAAGCTGTTCCCTCAGAGCGCCAGCTTCATCAAGTTGATCATGGAGACCACGGGTAAAGAGAAAGATCCAAACTTTGATCTGCGCAAGAACCTGATTGGGAACCTCGGAGACGATTACATTTCCTACAGCAAGGCTCCGGCTGAGAAGACGCTGGCTGGTCTTGCTTCCGGCCCGTCGATCCACCTGATCGGCGCACGCAATGCCGACCAGCTGATGGCGGCTTTGAAAACTTTGACTGCATTCATGCCTGCCCAGGCTGGCAAACGGGAGCGGGAGTTCCTGGGGCGCCAGGTCTTCAGTCTGAACGTTTCGGGAAGCAAGCAGAGCCTGAGCTTCGTGAGCAGCGGCGGGTATCTGGTCATTGCCAACGAGGATGGGATCCTGGAGGAGTACTTGCGCAGCAGCGAGCAGAAGTCCAAGCCGCTGAGTGCCGCCCCTGGATTGACAGAGGACGCGCAGAAAGTGCGTGGCACCAGCACCGGGTCTTTTGGCTACGCCAACCTCAAGGAGTCAGCGCGGCTCCAGTTTGAGGTCTTTAAAAAGGAGTCGGGCACGCTGGCGAATCTTCTCGCCGGAGCACCGCTGGCCAGTCGCTTGGGGCTGGATGAGGACAGCTCCGCGTTAAAGTCCTGGGTGGACTTTTCGTTGCTTCCGCCGTTTGACAAAGTGGCTCAGTATTTCCATCACTCGGTGTACACCTGGGCCTTTACTCCCGCCGGAATCGAACTTCGATCGTTCACCCCGGTTCCTCCCGAGCTGAAGAAGTAACTGGCATCCGGCGGGGCTCATGACTGCCCGCCGGGTCGGACCTGGAAGGGATCACGCTTCGCTCGGAGCGGTCTCGTCCATAAGCGCCACGTGGTGGCGGTACCAGTCACTGGTAAAGCGGCATTCCGGATCGAAGTGCCGCTTGCGTTCCAAGAAGAGTTTGAACTGCGGATAGGCGCGAAGGACCTGCTCGCGGGTGGCGTATCTATGGTAGGTGAGGAAGTAACTCCCGCCGAGTTTCAAAGCCGCGTCGATCAACGAGCGGAAGGCATCGGCGGTTCGAGCCTTGCCCTCCGGAGTATGAGGTGTTCGCAGGTTAAAAATGACGCACGCATAGTCGGCTTTGGCCCACGTTAGGAAGCTCGACTCGTCCCGCAGAATGGCGCGGATGGTTCCATAGATCACCTCAACGCCTCGCGACTTGAGTACCTGAGCGGCCTCGGCCATGAACGTGGCGATCTGATCGCGAGGCACATAGTGCTCGCCGATCACCAGTGTCTCCTTCGGCCCAGGAGGCCCGTCTGCCGCTCGTAGACTCTCCAGGAACTCGGCATAGCTTGGGATGTAAGTTCCCAGTTGCATGGTGTCCGACCAGTAGGTGGAGCCATGGGTACTCAGATAGTGCTGAGAATAGAGTCGGAAAGCCTGGGCTTTGTCCTCATGGGCTAGCTTGAGCAACTGTAACCATGCTTCCGGCTGTAAGTCGGCGCTGTCCGCCCCCACTGGATCGAGATCTGGACTGGCGATTGGCTCGTAACACGCGAACACGCCGC comes from the Verrucomicrobiales bacterium genome and includes:
- a CDS encoding trypsin-like peptidase domain-containing protein, which produces MSNRLAYGWACCLCAIHASAWDVVQLKEGASVTGKLLNEKPDYVVVDVGFTALTIPRTHITKITPDADAKGSGAPAPVAIESVGQTYFTAKVPPPERAVREWSKELGESVVQVRTPGGLGSGFILNEDGYLITNFHVIEGETQISVEVYHQDAGGPLERRPYKKVKIIALNKFHDLALLRIEDDASPKPKFKPILIGSSDALGQGERVFAIGSPLGLERTVTEGIVSVKAREMQGELFLQTTTQINPGNSGGPLFNLRGEVVGVTNMKISVGEGLAFAIPSERLKYFLDHRDAFSYDNDNPSNPFRYLEPPRHPQTSGKTPATKKDKGG
- a CDS encoding FAD-binding oxidoreductase, translated to MTPDAMLLNDVHSQLNPTRVAQVERPTNLSDLREAVRQAKRRGMSLSIGGARHAMGGQQFATHQLHVDTRGLNRVLQTDVQRGLLQIEAGADWPRIISAAHEMVAPDGHRWAIRQKQTGVDEVTLGGSISANAHGRGLLMQPLGADIEDLTLVDAHGDLVVCSRSQNAELFSLVIGGYGLFGLIYAATLRLAPRRRVRRVVDILDLADAMNAVYRRVREGCLYGDFQFVIDPHDASFLHRGVFACYEPIASPDLDPVGADSADLQPEAWLQLLKLAHEDKAQAFRLYSQHYLSTHGSTYWSDTMQLGTYIPSYAEFLESLRAADGPPGPKETLVIGEHYVPRDQIATFMAEAAQVLKSRGVEVIYGTIRAILRDESSFLTWAKADYACVIFNLRTPHTPEGKARTADAFRSLIDAALKLGGSYFLTYHRYATREQVLRAYPQFKLFLERKRHFDPECRFTSDWYRHHVALMDETAPSEA